One region of Primulina tabacum isolate GXHZ01 chromosome 17, ASM2559414v2, whole genome shotgun sequence genomic DNA includes:
- the LOC142530450 gene encoding uncharacterized protein LOC142530450, which yields MVREEVGDKYFCILVVEARDISKREQMAIILRFVNNHGILTERFFAIKSVSDTTSMNLKNEISNVLVHHDLHVKKIRGQGYDGASNMRVAWNGLQALFLKDCPYAYYVHCFAHRLQLTLVSAAKDRNEIEYMLSIGERDSGSGANQIGNLQRAGATRWSSHYDSVKSLIGMYTATCKVFEVLSDYSPNGRVKAEVRGIYRNMASFEFVFILHLMHKIMRTTDTLCQILQRKSQDILTAITFVTTTKTCLQEFRECGWNEFLQEVKVFCSRNEIDVPDLDCLYKIGRSCRQTTIEHHYHFDVFNAAIDFILMELNTRFNESSVELLSLSTALDPKNSFDSFNSDDICKLAKMFYPGDFTDQEIVALEYELIHYKLDVMQNLKVSTLVELCQQLTESGRSSVYVMLTRLIHLVLTLHVSTATIERAFSAMKHVKTALRNKMEDDFLADCLTLYIERDLAKHIDPPTTFIPGSVPEHG from the exons ATGGTTcgtgaagaagttggagataaATACTTCTGTATTCTTGTTGTTGAAGCCCGAGATATATCTAAACGAGAGCAAATGGCCATTATATTGAGGTTTGTGAACAATCatgggattttgacagaaagATTTTTTGCCATCAAAAGTGTTAGTGACACTACCtcaatgaatttgaaaaatGAGATATCAAATGTTCTTGTTCATCATGATCTCCATGTTAAGAAAATCAGAGGCCAAGGATATGATGGTGCTAGCAATATGCGTGTAGCGTGGAATGGACTTCAAGcattatttctcaaagattgtcCCTATGCATACTATGTCCACTGTTTTGCACATCGTTTACAACTGACATTGGTTTCTGCAGCTAAGGAT AGAAATGAAATTGAGTATATGTTGTCAATTGGAGAACGTGATTCTGGAAGTGGTGCAAACCAGATTGGTAATTTGCAACGAGCAGGAGCTACTCGTTGGAGTTCTCACTATGATTCGGTAAAAAGCTTGATAGGTATGTACACTGCAACTTGCAAAGTTTTTGAAGTTCTCAGTGATTATTCTCCAAATGGAAGAGTTAAGGCTGAAGTTCGGGGGATTTACAGAAACATGGCAAGCtttgaatttgtgtttattttgcacttaatgcataaaattatgagaacaaCAGATACTCTTTGTCaaattcttcaaagaaaatctcaaGACATTTTGACTGCTATCACATTTGTCACTACTACCAAAACTTGCCTTCAAGAATTTAGAGAATGTGGGTGGAATGAATTTCTTCAGGAAGTTAAAGTTTTTTGCTCAAGAAATGAAATTGATGTACCTGACCTTGATTGTCTATATAAGATTGGACGTTCCTGTCGGCAAACTACAATAGAACATCATTACcactttgatgtttttaatgcagCAATAGATTTCATTTTGATGGAGTTAAATACTCGGTTCAATGAGTCATCGGTGGAACTTCTTTCTCTTAGTACAGCTTTAGATCCTAAAAATTCATTTGACTCATTTAACAGTGATGATATTTGCAAGCTTGCGAAGATGTTTTATCCTGGAGATTTCACAGATCAAGAAATTGTTGCTTTGGAGTATGAATTGATACATTATAAACTTGATGTGATGCAGAATTTAAAGGTTTCTACACTTGTTGAGTTGTGTCAGCAATTGACCGAGAGTGGACGGTCAAGTGTTTATGTTATGTTGACTAGATTGAttcatcttgttttgacattacATGTGTCTACTGCCACTATTGAGCGGGCTTTTTCAGCAATGAAGCATGTGAAGACGGCACTTCGCAATAAAATGGAGGATGACTTTCTTGCCGATTGTTTGACACTCTATATTGAACGAGATTTAGCTAAACATATTGAT CCCCCCACAACTTTTATTCCTGGATCCGTCCCAGAACATGGATAG